Proteins from a single region of bacterium:
- a CDS encoding PQQ-binding-like beta-propeller repeat protein yields MYSITPIVLLLANLACRAADLPVTSNWPTYHGEASLQGISSTSILPPLTIGWRFKIGAPVTQPPTIYNGAIYAVSSRGELIALGLDGVKRWTASLPQTSQQESFSTPPLCVENIVLAGTDKGALYAFEAATGSQKWKTKIGEDLYGALNWLEPEGSNSVSVLALSRNTGSLLRLDLATGRMIWSSKPAGRSDCSPAVGHGIIVFGACDSALHFISVSTGTTLAKTEFTEHGPMAGGTALEGIRAYTGARDGSVFCVNTTTFTPLWTRQVASNEIFTTPAVTPNRILAGSSDGFMYCLNREDGAKVWSTLTPGNPTSPVVAGNTVIVTSDGLLSLLNLEDGKTLWSDKPCDVLTSPAISANKIIVGTDDGYIILYQPK; encoded by the coding sequence ATGTATTCAATAACACCAATAGTCCTGTTGCTAGCCAACCTAGCCTGCCGGGCAGCAGACTTGCCGGTGACCTCCAACTGGCCGACCTACCACGGTGAGGCTAGCCTGCAAGGGATCTCCTCAACCTCCATTCTGCCCCCGCTAACCATCGGCTGGCGATTTAAGATCGGCGCACCTGTGACCCAGCCCCCCACCATCTACAATGGAGCCATCTACGCAGTCTCCTCCCGCGGCGAACTGATCGCCCTGGGCCTGGATGGCGTGAAGCGCTGGACAGCCAGCCTGCCCCAAACATCTCAGCAGGAGTCTTTTTCAACGCCCCCGCTCTGTGTCGAAAACATCGTTCTCGCAGGGACAGACAAAGGAGCCCTTTATGCGTTTGAGGCCGCAACCGGTTCTCAAAAATGGAAAACAAAAATCGGCGAGGACCTTTATGGAGCGCTCAACTGGCTGGAACCAGAAGGATCCAATAGCGTCTCCGTATTGGCGCTCTCACGCAATACTGGCAGCCTGCTCCGTCTGGATTTGGCAACAGGGCGGATGATATGGTCCTCCAAGCCTGCCGGCCGCTCCGATTGCTCACCCGCTGTTGGTCATGGCATTATTGTGTTTGGCGCCTGTGATTCCGCCCTGCACTTCATCTCTGTCTCAACAGGCACAACACTGGCCAAAACGGAATTCACGGAACACGGCCCCATGGCAGGCGGAACGGCCTTGGAGGGGATTCGGGCCTATACCGGGGCGCGTGACGGCTCTGTCTTTTGCGTCAATACCACCACCTTCACGCCTCTTTGGACCAGACAGGTGGCAAGTAACGAAATATTCACAACCCCCGCCGTCACACCCAATCGGATCCTGGCCGGCTCCAGTGATGGCTTCATGTATTGCCTCAACCGGGAAGATGGCGCAAAAGTCTGGAGCACGCTCACTCCCGGAAATCCCACTTCTCCTGTAGTCGCTGGCAATACCGTCATCGTAACCTCAGACGGCCTGCTGTCATTGTTGAATCTGGAAGATGGCAAAACTTTATGGTCAGACAAACCCTGCGACGTCCTGACCTCTCCGGCAATATCAGCCAATAAAATTATTGTCGGGACCGATGATGGGTACATTATCCTCTATCAACCAAAATGA
- a CDS encoding ABC transporter ATP-binding protein, which yields MNTPHPLLTLEKINKTYPSPAEGGLQVLRDINLTVIAGETIAIIGPSGSGKSTLLNIIGTLDTPTSGHVRLEGIELNSLPIRGQARIRNEKIGMIFQMHHLLKQCHVLENVLIPALVNPHPAGAEQRARSLLDKVGLSHRLTHRPGQLSVGEQLRVAVARAMINRPHLLLADEPTGSLNHSGAEHLADLMLTLNQQEGTALIVVTHSLSLANRMDKVYELLDGQLVAK from the coding sequence ATGAATACGCCACACCCGCTCTTGACCCTCGAGAAAATCAATAAAACCTATCCTTCGCCAGCCGAGGGGGGACTGCAGGTGCTCAGAGACATTAACCTGACTGTAATAGCGGGAGAAACCATCGCTATTATTGGTCCCTCCGGCTCCGGGAAAAGCACCCTACTGAACATCATCGGCACACTGGACACCCCCACTTCAGGCCATGTACGGTTAGAAGGTATCGAACTCAATTCCCTCCCCATCCGGGGGCAGGCAAGGATCCGAAATGAAAAAATCGGAATGATCTTCCAGATGCACCATCTGCTGAAGCAGTGCCATGTGTTGGAAAATGTCCTGATCCCGGCGCTGGTGAACCCCCATCCGGCGGGAGCGGAGCAACGGGCTCGAAGTCTTCTGGACAAGGTCGGCTTGTCCCATCGTCTCACTCACCGGCCCGGCCAATTGTCCGTCGGCGAGCAACTCAGGGTCGCAGTGGCAAGAGCCATGATCAATCGGCCGCACCTGCTTCTGGCGGATGAACCCACAGGCTCACTCAACCATTCCGGCGCCGAACATCTCGCAGATCTGATGCTCACCTTGAACCAGCAGGAGGGCACGGCCCTTATCGTCGTCACCCACTCCCTGTCTCTGGCCAACCGGATGGATAAGGTTTATGAACTTCTCGACGGCCAACTGGTAGCAAAATAA
- a CDS encoding ABC transporter permease, translating to MTLFKLTLRSTIFYHRAHALVLAGTLLASAIFVGSLLIGDSIKFSLTQSALLRLGNIQWALESRGRFFSDALAPRIQHETGARVAPALLFRGIALSSKGTGTEPLQINNIQLLGVQESFWTFAIGPKPTLTKDVIAINETLAAALQVQCGDQISIRFSKPSLMSKDAPLSSQEKNDTLRATFTVEVIVSNSQMGRFNLAANQQVPCTAFVSLPWLQQTAGLNHQANLLLAGSPDSHATSGMPPNGKTLNRAIRKVWQLTDAGLTLKTTAGEGVIQLECNRVLMDPPIGLALASLSNTVGALTYLVNSIARTDVPLRATPYSFVIALSPSADPSLGLVPPEMKDDEIIINRWLADQLTVQPGDFVKLSYYELDAGNKFIETNRPFKICRVVEMRDLQEEKELSPDFPGLTDAGKCTDWDIGMPLQKDKMEDPANETYWNEFRATPKALITLKAGQEMWANHFGNLTAARFHAHRDGGKAIAETVLKHLNPSDLGLAFLPVRQTALKAADESMDFGQLFLGMSFFLIVASLMLTGLLFAFGIQQRAEETGLMLAVGFQPRQIRKLWIQECTLIAATGTMAGALLGTYYTRVMIWGLSHFWQGAVAQAEIQYHATPATTAIGALMSFIFAMGSLIFAIRRQTHKSAAELLSGEAPSDDQQAPSRKWIPCVSLAIALGLVGHGALGDTQNLAAYFFASGCMLLFSILGLARLLLVRLAKAGGRLTPLMLGIRNAGRQPARSLTVASLLACGSFLVIAITAMQEDIGHDAIHRDSGTGGFALFGDSTFPIQADLNTPEGRKKFKLDQHPDLKTTQIVSMKVREGDDASCLNLNRAQIPTLIGVEPGEFTKRKAFQSLDTESSFWTLLDMPDTNGTIPGLVGDTNTAEWGLKKKTGTNGDILTFRDERGETFRVKLIGTLPMRLSVFQGSILISAQAFATHFPSESGTRLFLIDTPRGHESQARNALSSTLGKWGMNITSTTDRLKSFYAVESAYMAVFLVLGGLGMLLGSAGITIVILRNIQERRNELALLSATGYSYGQILMVVLVEQAFILGIGLTAGIAASLMAMWPALRAPGVHPPWGTLTLLICGMLLFQILWILLATRLALRAPLLSALRNQ from the coding sequence ATGACGCTTTTCAAACTCACTTTGCGCAGTACGATCTTCTACCATCGAGCGCATGCCCTGGTACTGGCGGGCACCCTTCTTGCGTCCGCCATCTTTGTCGGATCCCTGCTCATTGGCGACTCGATTAAATTCAGTCTCACACAGTCGGCCCTGCTCCGCCTTGGCAATATTCAGTGGGCACTGGAAAGTCGAGGCCGCTTCTTCTCGGACGCCCTCGCGCCCCGCATACAACACGAAACCGGTGCCAGAGTCGCTCCCGCATTACTCTTCCGTGGAATCGCCCTGAGCTCAAAAGGTACCGGAACTGAGCCGCTGCAAATTAATAACATTCAATTACTGGGGGTGCAGGAGTCATTCTGGACCTTCGCCATAGGCCCAAAACCCACCCTTACGAAGGATGTGATTGCGATCAATGAAACGCTGGCTGCCGCCCTTCAAGTCCAGTGCGGAGACCAAATTTCCATCCGCTTCAGCAAACCGTCCCTGATGTCCAAAGACGCCCCGCTCTCATCCCAGGAAAAGAATGACACCCTCCGGGCAACCTTTACCGTTGAAGTCATTGTCAGCAACAGTCAAATGGGCCGTTTTAATCTTGCCGCAAATCAGCAAGTTCCCTGCACTGCTTTCGTCAGCCTGCCATGGCTTCAACAAACCGCAGGCTTGAATCATCAGGCCAATCTCTTGCTGGCAGGGAGTCCGGATAGCCACGCCACATCTGGCATGCCCCCGAATGGAAAGACTCTGAACCGGGCCATACGTAAAGTCTGGCAGCTTACAGATGCCGGCTTAACACTAAAAACCACCGCTGGCGAAGGTGTGATTCAGCTCGAATGTAACCGGGTGCTTATGGATCCGCCCATCGGCCTTGCATTGGCGAGTCTTAGTAATACGGTCGGCGCCTTGACGTATCTCGTCAACTCCATCGCCCGTACGGATGTCCCCCTCCGGGCAACCCCTTACTCTTTCGTGATTGCCCTTTCTCCTTCCGCAGATCCATCACTTGGGCTGGTGCCGCCTGAAATGAAAGATGATGAGATCATCATCAACCGCTGGCTCGCCGATCAATTGACCGTTCAACCCGGTGATTTTGTAAAGTTATCTTATTACGAACTGGATGCCGGAAACAAATTCATCGAAACAAACCGGCCGTTCAAGATTTGCCGCGTAGTTGAGATGCGTGACTTACAAGAAGAAAAAGAGCTAAGTCCTGATTTTCCGGGACTGACCGATGCCGGAAAATGTACTGACTGGGATATCGGGATGCCGCTTCAAAAGGATAAGATGGAGGACCCCGCAAACGAAACTTATTGGAACGAATTTCGTGCCACCCCGAAAGCATTGATTACCTTAAAAGCAGGCCAGGAAATGTGGGCTAACCACTTTGGCAACCTTACAGCGGCTCGCTTCCATGCCCATCGTGATGGAGGCAAGGCCATTGCAGAGACTGTTTTAAAGCACCTAAACCCTTCGGATCTGGGCCTCGCTTTTCTACCCGTCCGCCAAACCGCACTTAAGGCGGCGGACGAGTCCATGGATTTCGGGCAACTATTCCTGGGAATGAGTTTTTTCCTGATTGTCGCCAGCCTGATGCTGACAGGGCTGTTATTTGCATTTGGGATCCAGCAGCGCGCTGAGGAAACCGGGCTCATGCTGGCCGTTGGTTTTCAGCCAAGACAAATTCGTAAATTATGGATCCAGGAATGCACCCTGATTGCCGCCACAGGAACGATGGCAGGGGCTTTACTTGGGACCTATTATACCCGGGTGATGATCTGGGGCCTGAGCCACTTCTGGCAGGGAGCCGTGGCGCAGGCAGAAATCCAGTACCATGCCACTCCTGCGACCACAGCCATTGGAGCCTTAATGAGTTTCATCTTTGCCATGGGGTCACTCATCTTTGCTATTCGACGACAAACCCATAAATCAGCGGCAGAACTGCTTTCAGGGGAGGCCCCCTCAGACGACCAACAGGCCCCCAGTCGGAAATGGATCCCTTGTGTCAGCCTCGCCATTGCCTTGGGACTCGTCGGGCATGGAGCCTTGGGTGATACCCAGAACCTGGCCGCATATTTTTTCGCTTCAGGATGTATGCTCCTGTTTTCAATCCTTGGACTTGCCCGCCTCCTCCTGGTCCGGCTGGCGAAGGCCGGAGGCCGCCTCACTCCCCTGATGCTGGGTATACGCAATGCGGGACGTCAGCCCGCACGCAGCCTGACGGTCGCCAGCCTGCTGGCCTGTGGCTCCTTTTTGGTCATTGCCATAACCGCCATGCAGGAGGACATCGGACACGACGCCATACACCGTGACTCCGGAACGGGGGGCTTTGCACTATTCGGCGATTCGACATTTCCGATTCAAGCCGACCTGAACACCCCGGAAGGGCGAAAAAAGTTTAAACTCGACCAGCATCCTGATTTAAAAACCACCCAGATTGTCTCCATGAAAGTCCGGGAAGGCGATGATGCCAGTTGCCTGAATCTCAACCGCGCCCAAATCCCAACGCTGATCGGCGTTGAGCCGGGCGAATTTACAAAACGGAAAGCGTTTCAATCCCTGGATACGGAAAGCAGTTTTTGGACTCTCCTGGATATGCCCGACACCAACGGCACCATTCCCGGATTGGTGGGCGATACCAATACTGCTGAGTGGGGTTTAAAAAAGAAAACGGGGACAAACGGCGATATCCTGACTTTTCGTGATGAACGCGGAGAAACATTCCGCGTCAAACTTATCGGCACTCTGCCCATGCGCCTATCGGTCTTTCAAGGCTCCATCCTGATTTCCGCCCAGGCTTTTGCCACACACTTCCCCTCCGAAAGTGGAACCCGCCTGTTCTTGATTGACACTCCCCGTGGCCATGAATCTCAAGCCAGAAACGCGCTCTCAAGCACATTGGGGAAATGGGGGATGAATATTACCTCGACCACCGACCGACTGAAATCTTTTTACGCCGTGGAATCGGCCTATATGGCCGTGTTTCTGGTACTTGGGGGACTGGGCATGCTTTTGGGGAGTGCGGGAATAACGATTGTTATTCTACGCAATATTCAAGAACGCCGTAATGAACTAGCCTTGTTATCCGCCACAGGATATTCCTATGGGCAGATCCTCATGGTTGTGCTGGTGGAACAGGCGTTCATTCTAGGAATAGGCCTTACAGCAGGTATTGCGGCCTCATTGATGGCAATGTGGCCGGCACTCCGGGCGCCGGGGGTTCACCCTCCCTGGGGAACCCTGACACTTCTTATCTGCGGAATGCTTCTCTTCCAGATCTTATGGATCTTGCTGGCAACCCGACTAGCACTTCGCGCCCCCCTGCTAAGCGCCTTACGCAATCAATAA
- a CDS encoding response regulator — protein MTKTAQRILLVDDEPHLLISLADYLVSERFDVVTASSGEDALRKLEETRPDLIVLDISMPGMGGLGFLRQITSGEGKPLYPVLVLTARSMLENFFDSVAVAGFLTKPCDENKLLRTIRKILATHQKQPARSSGQKLTVLLAEDEPLLAQGMTDVFVAAGYNVVNVENGPDVLDKAVTLTPDVVVMKDVLPRLNGSAVARLIDVMPSLSGLSVVLYGAKVEGVNPVVAKCVKLHLSTNHPKDLLKALQSVLY, from the coding sequence ATGACTAAAACAGCGCAGCGAATTCTATTGGTTGATGATGAGCCTCATTTATTGATCTCCCTTGCGGACTATCTTGTCAGTGAGCGCTTTGATGTTGTCACGGCAAGTAGCGGTGAAGACGCCCTCAGGAAACTGGAGGAGACCCGGCCGGATCTGATTGTGCTGGATATCAGTATGCCCGGGATGGGGGGGCTCGGTTTTCTCCGGCAGATTACCTCGGGCGAAGGTAAGCCCCTCTATCCGGTACTGGTGCTGACGGCCCGTTCGATGCTTGAAAACTTTTTTGACTCTGTAGCCGTGGCGGGTTTTCTCACGAAGCCTTGTGATGAAAACAAGTTGTTGCGCACCATCCGTAAAATATTGGCGACTCACCAAAAGCAGCCCGCCCGCAGCTCCGGGCAGAAGCTTACGGTGCTTTTGGCAGAGGATGAGCCCTTGTTGGCGCAGGGCATGACGGATGTATTTGTTGCGGCGGGTTATAATGTAGTGAATGTGGAAAACGGACCGGATGTTTTGGATAAGGCGGTGACGCTTACACCGGATGTCGTGGTGATGAAGGATGTGCTTCCCCGGCTTAACGGTTCTGCCGTTGCGCGACTCATTGACGTGATGCCCAGTCTGAGTGGCCTTTCAGTTGTTCTTTATGGCGCCAAGGTGGAGGGCGTGAATCCGGTCGTTGCCAAATGTGTGAAGCTGCATTTGTCCACCAATCATCCCAAGGATCTTTTAAAGGCCCTGCAATCCGTGCTTTATTGA
- a CDS encoding ATP-binding protein: protein MAAHNQLSKTMRIDIPSAGHAGRQTRGVPRTQVADSPRQRMTFGEIAVRNSDLSELFQNVYDSAFITELNGKIVDANVRATQSFYYSQDQFKQGMITDIVQGMTEEVLATIGENLQNDRFTLIQAECVRQDGTVIPSEISTCKINLSGKAYLCFFIRDISARKEAEDALQAAHDSLAEEVRKRTRINEELSLEIAERTRIAAELNLAIEQLQKHDRAKSQFVSNVSHELKTPLSSINYMAGNMFKGIAGPMSEQGKGYLNMIREDCQRLQRTVDDILDMSRIESNTLRLNLVKVNFSRFLTRTVEALRMQIEEQGLSLEVRAEGTGFAACDPQKMERVIFNVVKNAIKYNTTNGFIKVQLCSDGKEGGQHVVEVIDSGIGIEAKYLPRITERFFRVGEYVSGAGLGLAICQDLLVRHGGMIDVTSPPVGYGKGTQVSLFLPVVPAPSAILAYEDDAMMGSVTAWLEEYGYCVTAGKLSDGSLASALKGERPDLIILEWMHGGMDGGVVISMVKGNEALARVPVFSITDEEPPVVKREILDGFEIPRLTPTVSKEELWMCVEELVVGRKRLDF, encoded by the coding sequence ATGGCTGCTCATAATCAATTATCGAAGACGATGCGGATTGATATTCCGTCTGCAGGTCATGCCGGCCGGCAGACGCGTGGCGTCCCCAGGACTCAGGTCGCGGATAGCCCCCGACAGCGAATGACGTTCGGGGAGATTGCTGTTCGGAATTCGGATCTCAGTGAGCTGTTTCAGAATGTCTATGATTCGGCCTTCATCACGGAGCTTAACGGGAAAATTGTGGATGCGAATGTCCGGGCGACGCAATCGTTCTATTATTCGCAAGATCAGTTCAAGCAGGGGATGATCACGGATATTGTGCAGGGGATGACCGAAGAGGTTCTTGCAACCATTGGCGAGAATCTGCAGAACGACCGGTTCACCCTCATTCAGGCTGAATGTGTACGACAGGACGGAACGGTGATCCCGTCTGAAATCTCCACGTGTAAGATCAATCTTTCCGGAAAGGCATATTTATGCTTTTTCATCAGGGATATAAGTGCTCGTAAGGAGGCGGAAGATGCCTTGCAAGCGGCGCATGACTCCCTGGCGGAGGAGGTGCGTAAACGTACCCGGATCAATGAAGAACTGAGCCTTGAGATTGCCGAAAGAACGCGTATTGCAGCAGAGTTGAATCTCGCCATCGAACAACTGCAAAAACATGACCGGGCGAAATCGCAGTTTGTTTCAAATGTGTCGCATGAGCTGAAAACCCCGCTTTCTTCCATTAACTATATGGCGGGCAATATGTTCAAAGGTATTGCCGGGCCGATGTCAGAGCAGGGCAAGGGCTATCTGAACATGATTCGGGAGGATTGCCAGCGGTTACAGAGAACCGTTGATGATATTCTGGACATGAGCCGTATCGAATCGAATACACTTCGCTTGAATCTGGTAAAGGTGAATTTCAGCCGTTTCCTGACCCGAACTGTCGAAGCGCTGCGAATGCAGATCGAGGAGCAGGGGTTGAGTCTGGAAGTGAGGGCGGAGGGAACCGGGTTTGCCGCATGTGATCCCCAGAAAATGGAGCGGGTCATTTTTAATGTCGTAAAAAATGCCATAAAATACAATACGACCAACGGCTTTATCAAAGTGCAACTTTGCTCCGATGGAAAAGAAGGGGGGCAGCACGTTGTTGAGGTGATTGACAGCGGCATCGGCATTGAGGCGAAGTATCTTCCCCGTATCACCGAGCGTTTTTTCCGAGTGGGGGAGTATGTGAGTGGCGCGGGATTAGGCTTGGCCATCTGTCAGGATCTGCTTGTGCGGCATGGGGGGATGATTGATGTGACCAGTCCGCCTGTGGGGTATGGTAAAGGGACCCAAGTGTCCCTGTTCCTCCCCGTGGTACCTGCCCCTTCGGCCATACTGGCCTATGAAGATGATGCCATGATGGGCTCGGTCACGGCGTGGTTGGAGGAGTATGGTTATTGTGTGACGGCTGGCAAACTTTCTGATGGTTCGCTGGCTTCAGCGTTGAAGGGAGAGCGGCCGGATCTTATTATCCTGGAATGGATGCATGGGGGTATGGACGGGGGCGTAGTGATATCGATGGTGAAGGGCAACGAGGCATTGGCACGTGTTCCCGTTTTTTCAATAACGGATGAGGAACCTCCGGTTGTGAAAAGGGAAATATTGGACGGATTTGAAATTCCACGACTCACCCCCACCGTCAGCAAAGAGGAATTGTGGATGTGTGTGGAAGAGTTGGTGGTGGGACGGAAACGGTTGGATTTTTGA
- a CDS encoding cofactor-independent phosphoglycerate mutase, with the protein MSKGKTIIFLGDGMADEPMAELGGKTPLQVAHTPGMDRIAREGRSGTLLTLPEGFPTSSEVANMSVMGCDLPTEYCGRGALEAAGRGIPLVPSDVAFRVNLTTVEEGVLRDFSGGRIGSPDAALLIQALNEQLGSSKIRFYTGLSYRNILICSGSEFSAQVKTDKPDDNHGQRIAEHLPRALSAEGEVTAEVLRRLMQEATAVLTNHPINQRQLTAGLAMANGIWPWSGGRAGALKSLKDKYGITGAVISAVDVITGLGRCLGLDVVPVPGATGYIDTNYEGKAAAAVEAIKTHDFVYLHLEAIDEVSHEQNLALKIKAIEDFDARIICPVMAAVGPEANYAVLPDHPVPICLGKHTRTPVPVSVLSPGVPPDGVTEFNEVDCLRGKLGAMQGDALMRVLFG; encoded by the coding sequence ATGAGTAAAGGGAAGACGATTATTTTTCTAGGTGACGGCATGGCTGATGAACCGATGGCGGAGTTGGGTGGAAAAACTCCTTTGCAGGTCGCCCACACGCCGGGTATGGATCGCATTGCGAGGGAGGGGCGCTCGGGCACTCTCTTGACCTTACCGGAAGGGTTTCCCACCAGTAGTGAAGTCGCCAACATGTCGGTCATGGGGTGTGATCTGCCCACGGAATATTGCGGTCGTGGTGCTTTGGAGGCGGCGGGGCGGGGGATTCCCCTGGTGCCCAGTGATGTCGCATTCCGTGTTAATCTGACCACTGTGGAGGAGGGGGTGCTTCGCGACTTTTCAGGGGGGCGCATAGGTTCTCCCGACGCTGCCCTGCTCATCCAGGCCCTGAATGAGCAATTGGGTAGCAGTAAGATCCGATTTTATACGGGGCTGAGCTATCGCAACATTTTGATTTGCTCTGGCTCTGAGTTCAGCGCACAGGTTAAAACGGATAAGCCGGATGATAATCACGGGCAGCGGATTGCTGAACATTTGCCGCGCGCTTTGAGCGCGGAAGGTGAGGTCACGGCAGAGGTGTTAAGACGACTGATGCAGGAGGCCACGGCGGTGTTGACCAATCATCCCATCAATCAGCGACAGCTGACTGCAGGTCTGGCGATGGCCAATGGCATATGGCCTTGGAGCGGTGGGCGTGCGGGGGCTCTGAAATCGCTTAAGGACAAATACGGGATCACGGGAGCTGTGATTTCGGCGGTGGATGTGATCACCGGCCTAGGGCGCTGCTTGGGGTTGGACGTGGTGCCGGTTCCGGGCGCGACGGGGTATATTGATACCAATTATGAGGGAAAAGCGGCGGCGGCGGTGGAAGCCATCAAGACCCATGATTTTGTATACCTGCATCTTGAGGCGATTGATGAAGTGTCTCATGAACAGAACCTGGCGCTTAAGATTAAGGCCATAGAGGATTTTGACGCTCGAATCATTTGCCCGGTGATGGCGGCTGTGGGGCCGGAGGCCAATTACGCCGTCTTGCCGGATCATCCGGTGCCAATCTGTCTGGGAAAGCATACCCGTACTCCAGTTCCTGTCTCGGTGCTCAGTCCTGGCGTGCCCCCTGATGGTGTCACGGAGTTCAATGAGGTGGATTGCCTGCGCGGCAAACTTGGAGCGATGCAGGGGGACGCGTTGATGAGAGTTCTGTTTGGCTAA
- the folE gene encoding GTP cyclohydrolase I FolE, whose protein sequence is MNKKRVASLIKELLKEIGEDPTREGLIKTPERVASSYEFLTSGYRMSVKHIVNGAVFTVEANNMVLLKNIEVYSLCEHHMLPFFGRCHIGYIPRKKVLGVSKLARIVDCHARRLQIQERLTAQIAEDIMDYIKPEGVGVVMECRHLCMIMRGVEKQDSVMTTSSVLGSFHNDSSTRSEFLSLLR, encoded by the coding sequence ATGAATAAGAAACGTGTGGCGAGTTTGATCAAGGAGTTGTTGAAGGAGATTGGTGAAGATCCCACTCGGGAAGGCTTGATCAAGACCCCGGAACGTGTGGCGTCATCCTATGAATTTCTGACGTCCGGGTACAGGATGTCTGTTAAACATATTGTTAATGGTGCCGTTTTCACGGTTGAGGCCAACAATATGGTGTTGCTCAAAAACATCGAGGTTTACAGTCTCTGTGAGCATCATATGCTGCCTTTTTTCGGGCGGTGCCACATTGGCTATATCCCCCGTAAGAAGGTGTTGGGGGTCAGTAAGTTGGCGCGTATCGTAGATTGCCATGCACGCCGCTTGCAGATCCAGGAACGGCTGACCGCGCAAATTGCCGAGGATATTATGGATTATATTAAGCCGGAGGGGGTCGGGGTGGTCATGGAATGCCGCCATCTCTGCATGATTATGAGGGGAGTCGAGAAACAGGATTCTGTTATGACGACTTCTTCCGTGCTGGGTAGTTTCCACAACGATTCATCGACCCGTTCTGAATTCCTTAGCCTGCTGCGGTAA
- the folB gene encoding dihydroneopterin aldolase gives MSLDKIRIRDLRVRSRVGVTSLERRLPQELLITVTLHVDLRRAGRTDDLRHTVDYSILKKAILAESESKSFKLIERLAQRIAELSQQSPLVQQVDVLIQKLGALRFAHCSEVEITRVRNENEGLS, from the coding sequence ATGTCTCTTGATAAAATTCGAATCCGAGATCTTCGTGTACGGAGCAGGGTGGGGGTGACGTCGCTGGAACGTCGCCTGCCTCAGGAGCTTCTGATTACGGTGACCCTTCATGTCGACTTGCGGCGGGCTGGCCGGACGGATGATTTGCGGCACACCGTGGATTACAGTATTTTGAAAAAGGCCATTCTGGCGGAAAGTGAATCAAAATCCTTTAAGCTCATCGAGCGGCTGGCGCAACGGATAGCCGAACTGTCCCAGCAATCGCCCCTGGTGCAGCAAGTGGACGTCCTGATTCAAAAGCTGGGGGCGCTCCGGTTTGCGCACTGTAGTGAAGTGGAGATTACGCGGGTAAGGAATGAAAATGAAGGACTGTCATGA